A single window of Ignavibacteriota bacterium DNA harbors:
- a CDS encoding STAS domain-containing protein — MINPEYKISNFSEKPNAASVKLVQSVLGGNDALLFTSILNELTASGKNCIIIDAGEVQLMNSTGIGMLANAHSNLTKNGYTMMIVNIPEKIMKLLAMTHLDRVFKIYPDLESALKNC; from the coding sequence ATGATAAATCCGGAATATAAAATAAGTAATTTTAGCGAAAAACCTAATGCTGCATCTGTAAAATTAGTTCAGTCAGTGCTTGGTGGAAATGATGCTTTGTTATTTACAAGTATTTTAAATGAACTTACAGCTTCCGGGAAAAACTGTATTATTATTGATGCCGGTGAGGTTCAGTTGATGAACAGCACCGGTATCGGTATGCTGGCTAATGCACATTCCAATTTAACCAAGAATGGATACACAATGATGATTGTCAATATACCTGAAAAAATAATGAAACTTCTTGCAATGACACATTTGGACAGAGTTTTCAAGATTTATCCTGATTTAGAATCCGCTTTGAAAAATTGCTGA
- a CDS encoding adenylosuccinate synthase, with protein sequence MVNLVVGSQWGDEGKGKIVDLLSKDHDIVARYQGGANAGHTIVIDGKKYVLHLIPSGILNDGVKCVIGNGVVIDPIALTNEIQMLSEHGIDVSGRLFISHKAHLIMPYHKMLDQLRESSDVANAIGTTGRGIGPAYIDKARRLGIRIVDLLDREYFEEKLRHNISEHNNVLTKVYGSDALDTEEIVETYLKFDKLIDPYITDTTSYVNYALKDGKKVLAEGAQGALLDLDHGTYPYVTSSNPIAGGACTGLGISPTAINNIIGITKAYCTRVGHGPFPTELDDDMGEYLREKGAEFGATTGRPRRCGWLDLFALKYSVMINGIANIALTKLDVLNELDELKICTAYKINGKYLKYFPVDLPSLNKIECEYITVKGWNSSLDGIRNYDQLPEEAKSYFKIIEDFTVAKVSIISTSPDRSDTIIRQ encoded by the coding sequence ATGGTTAATTTAGTTGTCGGTTCCCAATGGGGCGATGAGGGAAAAGGTAAAATAGTTGATTTACTCAGCAAAGACCATGATATAGTTGCCAGATATCAGGGAGGAGCTAATGCCGGTCATACAATTGTAATTGACGGTAAAAAGTACGTTCTGCATCTGATTCCTTCCGGAATATTGAATGATGGTGTAAAGTGCGTTATCGGAAATGGAGTTGTTATTGACCCTATTGCATTAACAAACGAAATCCAAATGCTTTCTGAACATGGTATTGATGTTAGTGGAAGACTATTCATAAGCCACAAAGCCCACTTAATTATGCCATACCACAAAATGCTTGACCAGTTACGTGAATCCTCTGATGTCGCTAATGCTATTGGTACGACCGGTAGAGGTATTGGACCTGCATATATTGACAAAGCCCGCAGGCTTGGGATAAGAATTGTAGATTTACTCGACCGAGAATACTTTGAAGAAAAATTGAGACATAATATATCTGAACATAATAATGTTCTGACAAAAGTTTATGGCTCAGATGCATTGGATACCGAAGAAATTGTTGAAACATATTTAAAATTTGACAAGTTGATTGACCCATATATTACAGATACTACTTCTTATGTTAACTATGCTCTAAAAGACGGGAAAAAAGTGCTTGCTGAAGGTGCTCAGGGTGCTTTGCTGGATTTAGACCACGGCACTTATCCTTATGTTACAAGTTCAAATCCGATTGCAGGTGGCGCTTGCACAGGTCTTGGAATATCGCCAACGGCAATAAATAATATCATAGGCATAACAAAAGCTTATTGCACAAGAGTTGGGCACGGTCCTTTCCCGACAGAGCTTGACGATGATATGGGTGAATACCTCAGAGAGAAAGGTGCTGAGTTCGGAGCTACTACAGGAAGGCCCAGAAGATGTGGCTGGCTTGATTTGTTTGCATTAAAATATTCTGTTATGATAAATGGAATTGCTAACATTGCATTAACAAAACTTGATGTCTTGAATGAACTGGATGAACTCAAAATCTGCACTGCTTACAAAATCAATGGCAAGTACCTGAAGTATTTTCCGGTTGATTTACCATCTCTGAATAAGATAGAATGTGAGTATATAACAGTAAAAGGTTGGAATTCTTCACTTGATGGTATAAGAAATTATGACCAGCTTCCTGAAGAAGCTAAGTCTTATTTTAAAATAATTGAAGATTTTACGGTTGCTAAAGTAAGTATTATTTCTACAAGTCCCGATCGCTCTGATACAATTATCAGACAGTAG